From the Carettochelys insculpta isolate YL-2023 chromosome 27, ASM3395843v1, whole genome shotgun sequence genome, one window contains:
- the TEKTIP1 gene encoding tektin bundle-interacting protein 1: protein MDLEADRPYVPQGTLETDFPTPLYSDEYLTLPGPRNAPSLKQATRWKCSPMGRDAAPQTWYTGLTNGDNRGAWYTLTNPISREAFHCWSQSHARRERKTLPPAYAQRLREVSWYDPVVPAQYLEPRTRWGAFVWQDKPVLGKEYVVNRNRCSLELRGHAGYVPCLAAHLPAFTTQDLRTWPLLHCQPSTRQ from the exons ATGGATTTGGAGGCAGACCGACCCTATGTCCCTCAGGGGACTCTGGAGACAGACTTCCCAACCCCCTTGTACAG cGACGAGTACCTCACGCTGCCTGGGCCCCGCAATGCCCCCAGCCTCAAGCAGGCCACGCGCTGGAAGTGCAGCCCCATGGGGCGAGACGCCGCCCCCCAGACCTGGTACACGGGGCTGACCAACGGGGACAATCGCGGCGCCTGGTACACACTCACCAACCCCATCAGCCGCGAGGCCTTTCACTGCTGGTCCCAGTCCCACGCCCGCAGGGAGCGGAAGACCTTGCCCCCGG CCTACGCCCAGCGCCTGCGGGAGGTCTCGTGGTACGACCCCGTGGTCCCTGCTCAGTACTTGGAACCCAGGACCCGGTGGGGGGCCTTTGTGTGGCAAGACAAGCCAGTGCTAGGGAAGGAGTACG TCGTCAACCGCAACCGCTGCAGCCTGGAGCTGAGGGGCCACGCCGGGTACgtcccctgcctggctgcccacctgccgGCCTTCACCACCCAGGACCTGCGCACCTGGCcgctgctgcactgccagccTTCGACCCGCCAGTaa
- the LOC142002096 gene encoding GRAM domain-containing protein 2A-like — MPSILKILEGCWWDVLCEVSQQPPAAEKQAEEGPVWVGASCHKAPPVLGVSAHRPRAALSVPWEGTGCSPERRPLAGEGGTAVSQEGITVWEGQGGGFLLGAPVTTLLSACPSCLGDPTGTGRLRNSKKKMLEPKKWQSLEETGSDDPQPRRHPSLCRSKTYDLCFSKEPEQEPPPARQRAASSSLAKRLASYHKAFKEIPEEETLLDSVSCAWQREVPYRGRLYISPNYVSFHCSLLLREVKVVLPVSCIAALKKANTALLVPNALSIRTTEGEKFLFVSLRSREATYKLLRSVCKHLQDGSTSSSLPASPANAICDQLCEKALTSSQSDLEQNCTEADSLQPQPDGLGPTRSRKDGGPEMTAPSMSEGGAPPGRKTKKPRGWALHLSTLNVVILIYLLLVLLLLVSSGYIGLRIVALEQQLMSMGAWPELDRQHHYKTT, encoded by the exons atGCCCTCCATCCTGAAGATCCTTGAGGGCTGCTGGTGGGACGTGCTCTGCGAGGTCTCACAACAGcctcctgctgcagagaagcaggctgaggaggggccTGTGTGGG TGGGCGCCTCGTGCCACAAGGCTCCACCTGTCCTTGGAGTTTCTGCCCACAGGCCCAGGGCTGCACTATCCGTGCCATGGGAGGGaactggctgcagcccagagcggcgcccactggctggggagggtggcACGGCTGTCAGCCAGGAGGGAAtcactgtctgggaggggcagggaggaggcttcTTGCTGGGGGCACCCGTCAccaccctgctctctgcctgccccagctgcctgggTGACCCCACCGGCACCGGGAGACTCAGGAACAGCAAGAAGAAGATGCTGGAGCCAAAGAAGTGGCAGAGCCTGGAGGAGACGGGAAGTGACGACCCCCAGCCAAGGAGGCATCCCAGCCTCTGCAG GTCAAAGACCTACGACCTGTGCTTCTCCAAAGAGCCCGAGCAGGAGCCCCCCCCGGCCAGGCAGAGGGCTGCCTCGTCCTCT CTCGCCAAGCGCCTGGCCAGCTACCAcaaggccttcaaggagatcccGGAGGAGGAGACCCTGCTGGACA GTGTCTCCTGCGCCTGGCAGAGGGAAGTGCCCTACCGCGGGCGCCTCTACATCTCCCCCAACTACGTCAGCTTCCACTGCAGCCTGCTGCTGCGGGAGGTCAAG GTGGTGCTGCCCGTCTCCTGCATCGCCGCCCTCAAGAAGGCCAACACGGCACTGCTGGTGCCCAACGCCCTCAGCATCCGCACCACGGAGGGCGAGAAG tttctctttgtctCGCTGCGGAGCCGGGAGGCCACGTACAAGCTGCTGCGCTCGGTCTGCAAACACCTGCAG GACGGGAGCACGAGCAGCAGCCTGCCAGCCTCGCCTGCCAACGCCATCTGCGACCAGCTCTGCGAAAAGGCCCTG ACCTCGAGCCAGTCGGACCTGGAGCAGAACTGCACCGAGGCTgacagcctccagccccagccag ACGGGCTGGGCCCGACCCGGAGCCGAAAGGATGGGGGTCCGGAGATGACAGCGCCGAGCATGAGCGAAG gaggggcACCGCCGGGGAGGAAGACGAAGAAGCCCAGGGGCTGGGCCTTGCACCTGAGCACCCTCAATGTCGTCATCCTCATCTACCTGCTGCT ggtgctGCTCTTGCTGGTATCCTCGGGGTACATCGGCCTGCGAATCGTGGCACTGGAGCAGCAGCTGATGTCAATgggggcctggccagagctcGACCGGCAGCACCA CTACAAGACCACCTGA